The following DNA comes from Halorhabdus tiamatea SARL4B.
GAATTTCCAGCAGTGCCATCAAACGCGTTTGTTGAAAACTCGAGAAAGTGCGGGTGTATAGTGGATTGCATCCGCCAACACCAAGCAATGTTAACCAACAAATAGTCTCGATGTAGATTCTGTTGGTTAATCGTAATTCCGACAAAGGTGACCTACCACGTCCGTAGACGATGTGAAAGCTTCGGAACCGCTGGTTGTAAATCACTGTATCTTCTTATTACAGCACAGAGAGCCTATTTCAGGCATATTTTTGATTTGTATCCCACTCCACCGTTTCCGAAGCTTTTGAGGAGTGGAGGAACTCGAATAAGCACAAGACGAGGGCAGATGAATAGAGATCCCTCCAACCCACACACACCACCATTTCCTAAGCTTCATTGGAAAGAATAAGTCCAACCAAGACTACGGAAGGTGTATGAGTGGTGTATGATGTCTTGATCTCTTTTCTAGTCCCAATGCGGTTATAGTTAACATATCTAGTACTTAGTTTTTTCCAGATAGATCTTATTTAAAGAAATACCGGGTGCACCCCTCTCCACCGTTTCCGCTGCTCACCCACCCCTGTTTCCTAAGCTACCGAAGCCACACCACTACTTCCTAAGCTTCCCACAGTCCAACTAATCGAAAATTTACAGGCGGAGCAAGCTGAGTGATTCGGTGCTTAGCCCGGGGCGATTCACGATCTCCATCGAGAATTCCACCTGTGGCGTCGGTGGCTCATAGGCCATCCACGATCGGCTCTTATTAACCAACAAAACAAGTGTCAGTTTAGGCTTGTTGGTTAACTGGATATTCACCCGCTATCTTCTAAAAAGTACGAATCATAAACAACGATCAGCAACACACCCCCCGATAGAGTGAAGAGAGTGACACGGGGGGAACTAGAGTGTAACCAGCTTACGACCGGACAATGTCCACGATATCACCGACACGGCTGTCGTCTTCGAGGGTGTCAAGAATGGATTGTGGGTCAACATCACCAGCGAGTGAGTAGGTATTTGACATTCCCTGTCCCCGGCCGCGGCCATGACGATCTTTCGCCAAGATGTTCGAGTGAGCGAGGTCGTTGAGCTTCTCACGGAACGTATGCTGCTTCAATGTGTTTGTATCAATGTATCCACAGAGGTCAAGATACAACCGGTGAAGGTTGGTTGTCTCCCCGATTGAATCATTTAACTCAGCCGAAACGACAGTCAGTAGCGCGATTTTGCGTTGTGTCGTTTCAGCACCGATTGTGTCGATCAGGGCTTCTTTCTCGATTTCTTCTTTCGCAGCGCGAACGTGACGCTCGGCAACAGTGCCGATACCTTCATCATCAGCAAGGTCGCAGGCGTAGGACAGTAACTCAATGGCTTGTCGAGCGTCGCCGGTTTCTTGAGCTGCCATCGATGCAGCAAGTGGAATCGTCCCACCGTTGAGGACATCACTTTGGAGATGGGTGAAATCTTCGTGGCCATCTTCGAAGTAAGTATCACGAAGTGCCTGGACCGCACGGCGCGCAAGGATATTCTTGAGATGGTTAGAATTGTATGGGTTAAACGTAATCTCTCGCTGTCCGAGTGACGAGCGAACGTCAGCGTCGAGATTGTTCCGGAACTGCAAGTCGTTGGTAATACCGATGAGTCCGATTTTCACGGGATCTGGGTTCGCTCGCGAAAGTTCATACAGGACGTAATCGTCTTCGCCGATAGCGTCGATCTCGTCGAGAATGATGATGACGGTCCCGCCAATAGTTTCGAGCTCGTCAAGCACCATCTCGAAAAGCTGTTTTCGCTGGTAGCCACTCGGTTCATCGACGCCCTGTCCCTTCCGGATCTCGCGAAGTTCCTTGACGAGTCGTGTGAGAACGTGATATGATTTGTCTGCTCCCTTGCACGGAATATGAACGACTTCGAGTTGGTGATCGTTTTCGTCTGCCCACTCCTGGAGTTGATCAGCTTTCAACTGGACTCCTGCAGTCTTGCCTTGACCAGTCGGTCCATACACCAAGACGTCACGAGGCGAACCATCCATCGTCACAGGCCGCAGTGCCATATGTAATTTGTCGAGTTCGTCTTCCCGTTCGGGAAGTTCCGATGGCTTGTACTTCCCGACATCGGCCTCCAGAACGTCGACATCTTGGTAGATAGTATCCTCGTTCCCGAACCCTTGTGACATCTTGGCTGGTGTAATGGTGTCATCACTAATAAAACCCCCTAGTAGAGTGATGAGAGTGATACAGGGGGCGGAAGAGTGTAAGAGAGCACCGGGGGGACGGGGGGTATGAGAGTGTAAAATCTAACAATGGAAATGGGGAATAGTTCGAAGTCAGCAGACCCCCACGGGGGGTATGAGAGTGTAAATAGCCCACGAATACGCCAAACAAGTCTTGATAGTTCAGATCTACGGTTCAAGTGGATTTTCCGTAGCCCTTTACGTATTTTATATATCTTTCGGTTGGTTCTAGTTAACTAGTACATAGTATGAAGGAAGAAACGGATTATAGAGCCCGTTATAGTTGAAGATCTACTAGAAGTAGATTTTGTTCTAATCTCACTATAGGATCTCGTAATCGTACCTTTATATGTAATTAACTCTTATTGTTTGGGTTGGATTAAACTTGGTTGGAGTTTACACTCTTCCGACCCCCGGCCCCCCGTCCGGGTCGGAGAACCGACTATCATCGCCGTCTATCACTCCGGGGATCTACAGTAACCCAGATGGAACACCTCCCAGAGTGTGAATAGTGGGAATTAGTCCGCCCATGCCAAACAACGATTCCACACAACAACCGTCAACGAGATATTAATACGTTCCCTGTTCACTATTGTGTTATGAGGAGAATTGGGCTCCGACAATTGTCAATCACACTCCTTGGGATTGCCATGATCACCATCGGGATGCTAGGAATCGGCGGCCATCTCTCGGCAGGACCACTCCTCATTGGAGC
Coding sequences within:
- a CDS encoding Cdc6/Cdc18 family protein; translated protein: MSQGFGNEDTIYQDVDVLEADVGKYKPSELPEREDELDKLHMALRPVTMDGSPRDVLVYGPTGQGKTAGVQLKADQLQEWADENDHQLEVVHIPCKGADKSYHVLTRLVKELREIRKGQGVDEPSGYQRKQLFEMVLDELETIGGTVIIILDEIDAIGEDDYVLYELSRANPDPVKIGLIGITNDLQFRNNLDADVRSSLGQREITFNPYNSNHLKNILARRAVQALRDTYFEDGHEDFTHLQSDVLNGGTIPLAASMAAQETGDARQAIELLSYACDLADDEGIGTVAERHVRAAKEEIEKEALIDTIGAETTQRKIALLTVVSAELNDSIGETTNLHRLYLDLCGYIDTNTLKQHTFREKLNDLAHSNILAKDRHGRGRGQGMSNTYSLAGDVDPQSILDTLEDDSRVGDIVDIVRS